The proteins below are encoded in one region of Eriocheir sinensis breed Jianghai 21 unplaced genomic scaffold, ASM2467909v1 Scaffold409, whole genome shotgun sequence:
- the LOC126992154 gene encoding uncharacterized protein LOC126992154, translating into MYGRALPPPPPPEYSWRAAMSKQKRRNAFFYFIMAKKPEVEKRLKRKVEKRLKRKVEKRLKRKVEKRLKRKVEKRLKRKVEKRLKRKVEMAKLVTAEWQPSCCLGQEALAGDSQAAG; encoded by the exons ATGTACGGccgtgctctccctcctcctccacctcctgagtATTCCTGGCGGGCAGCGATGAGCAAGCAGAAGAGACGCAACGCCTTCTTCTACTTCATTATGGCCAAGAAACCCGAG GTGGAGAAGCGGctcaagagaaaggtggagaagcggctcaagagaaaggtggagaagcggctcaagagaaaggtggagaagcggctcaagagaaaggtggagaagcggctcaagagaaaggtggagaagcggctcaagagaaag gtggagatggCCAAGCTGGTGACGGCGGAGTGGCAG CCATCGTGCTGCCTCGGCCAGGAAGCACTCGCTGGAGACTCACAAGCTGCTGGGTGA
- the LOC126992158 gene encoding blastula protease 10-like, whose product MRDLTRDFMETNPSVVNGHQVFEGDMVLTESQWRAVRERKALADLSARWPEQGGFPTVPYYLDTTDSVTVAAINAAIAHWEQNTCIRFQLTSNLAQPHVRFFEGSGCWSYVGMLAQNGQDISIGSGCKELGIVAHEIGHAIGFVHEQSRPDRDDYVVINYGNIQTGKENNFNNYSTSVVNTYGIPYDYSSDMHHGSTVRDFA is encoded by the exons ATGAGAGATCTG ACACGAGACTTCATGGAAACCAATCCTAGTGTTGTGAACGGCCACCAAGTCTTTGAAGGAGACATGGTCTTGACGGAGAGCCAGTGGCGAGCGGTCAGGGAGAGGAAGGCCCTCGCAGACCTCTCAGCGCGCTGGCCTGAACAGGGCGGCTTCCCCACCGTGCCCTACTACCTCGACACTACCGACT CCGTCACTGTGGCTGCCATAAATGCAGCGATTGCTCACTGGGAGCAAAACACCTGCATCAGATTCCAGCTCACGTCCAACCTCGCTCAACCGCACGTCAGGTTTTTTGAAGGGTCTGGATGCTGGTCGTATGTCGGCATGCTGGCCCAGAATGGACAAGACATTTCCATTGGAAGTGGCTGCAAAGAA CTCGGCATTGTCGCCCATGAGATCGGACACGCCATTGGGTTCGTGCACGAGCAGAGTCGCCCCGACCGTGACGACTATGTGGTCATCAATTATGGCAACATCCAAACTGGCAAGGAAAACAACTTCAATAATTACAGCACGTCAGTGGTCAACACCTACGGCATACCATACGACTACTCATCCGACATGCACCACGGCTCTACGGTGAGGGACTTTGCATGA